From one uncultured Bacteroides sp. genomic stretch:
- a CDS encoding SDR family NAD(P)-dependent oxidoreductase — translation MKKVIIIGATSGIGYEVAKGYLKLGWHVGVAGRRKEALEEFRSTAPDLVEIQELDVTKEDAPEKLQLLIDKLGGMDLFLLSSGVGSQNIALKADIEINTAKTNVDGFIRMVTAAFNYFREKGGGHLAVISSIAGTKGLGAAPAYSATKRFQNSYINALAQLSHMEKLNITFTDIRPGFVQTDLLKDGNYPLLMKPDHVAERIIRALKKKKRIAMIDNRYAILVFFWRMIPLWLWERMPVKSK, via the coding sequence ATGAAAAAAGTAATCATTATAGGAGCTACTTCCGGCATTGGATACGAAGTTGCAAAAGGTTATCTGAAACTGGGATGGCATGTGGGCGTAGCCGGCAGACGAAAAGAAGCATTGGAGGAGTTTCGGTCCACTGCACCCGATCTGGTTGAGATACAGGAGTTGGATGTGACAAAAGAAGATGCGCCTGAGAAGTTACAACTGCTCATCGATAAACTGGGTGGGATGGATCTGTTTCTGCTCAGTTCTGGTGTGGGTAGCCAGAATATTGCATTGAAAGCTGATATTGAGATTAACACGGCAAAGACCAATGTGGATGGATTTATCCGAATGGTTACAGCTGCCTTTAACTACTTCAGGGAAAAGGGAGGAGGCCATCTGGCAGTGATCAGTTCCATTGCCGGGACAAAGGGGCTGGGCGCTGCTCCGGCCTACTCAGCGACCAAGCGTTTTCAGAACTCTTATATCAATGCACTGGCACAGCTCTCACACATGGAGAAACTGAATATTACCTTTACTGATATCCGTCCCGGATTTGTTCAGACAGATCTTCTGAAAGACGGCAATTACCCCCTGCTTATGAAACCCGATCATGTTGCAGAACGGATTATCCGTGCTCTGAAAAAGAAAAAGCGCATTGCAATGATTGATAACCGATATGCTATTCTGGTGTTTTTCTGGAGAATGATTCCGCTGTGGCTCTGGGAGCGAATGCCTGTAAAAAGCAAATAG
- a CDS encoding DUF3857 domain-containing protein, with the protein MKQFSCILWLILALFIFPDMLHAADDTEHDKQVRAEVWGWDLPQFRNYNVPDKYRNESAVIIARYKQVEAKRQNKLASFLQSGGFSPNMYYTDTERFLVKINDKAALKEFSEVSFRKELETRGFYGFNKFRTLIGARIIKPDGTIREVDVASEAVSVTEGKSNKEAYKKLAIPDLQIGDILDYFIHKEKDLESENVPSLIFAFFSEYPTLSYSVHCGFGNKLTVEYRSINGAPEMKTSVTDDKTTILDVEKQDLLKIDNLENTRWLSALRDLPMIRMQVLNNTSNLIYKPASARKSGVYSNIPYEDILNDTKCILATQKSQMFGLKNINKKVATAIQNYKQQSPDATKEALAIYIYDALRLYWPDNMNYFPPSQFMIRLEQLLKENQIECKLGFVTSKNGARMNEVTDTEDLHCIATANDNKQLFFFTKGFGAATEIPAGLQGEKASTIAVTGYTRNKPVGITGDSSEYIIPQTTADQNKNTVKMQVAFSQSNPLELVVNRENKYTGDLKSDFQRLLVLDEDWDAVMRKYLLINKTLLEEMEEDKNSRKYIDEYKAYFDKKRKEQKDNIKQEINLYHDFVPKDVLSFSMDTIGITPANPDFQYTVKYSVEGLVKKAGNNFMLDAGKLIGVQWAPAEQERNRSVNAIMSTPRTYMYEIQVEIPKDYEVQGIENLNFRMDNEYGSFASTASITGNILRISAQKVYKKSFVPVSGWSELLKMVDETNKFYTHPVILKRLQ; encoded by the coding sequence ATGAAACAATTTTCCTGCATTCTTTGGCTGATTCTGGCCCTGTTTATATTTCCGGATATGCTTCATGCCGCCGATGACACCGAACATGACAAACAAGTGAGAGCAGAAGTCTGGGGATGGGATCTGCCCCAATTCAGGAACTATAACGTTCCTGACAAGTACAGGAATGAATCAGCTGTTATCATAGCCAGATACAAACAAGTTGAAGCTAAAAGGCAGAATAAATTAGCAAGCTTCCTGCAAAGTGGTGGTTTCAGTCCGAATATGTATTACACAGACACCGAGCGATTCCTGGTTAAGATAAATGACAAGGCAGCCCTGAAAGAATTTTCTGAGGTCTCTTTCAGGAAAGAATTGGAAACAAGGGGGTTTTATGGTTTCAATAAATTCAGAACGTTGATTGGAGCCCGGATAATAAAACCGGACGGCACCATTCGGGAGGTCGACGTAGCCAGTGAAGCTGTGAGCGTTACGGAAGGAAAGAGCAACAAGGAAGCCTATAAGAAGCTGGCTATTCCCGATCTGCAGATAGGCGATATTCTTGATTACTTCATCCATAAAGAAAAGGATCTGGAAAGTGAGAATGTACCTTCGCTGATTTTTGCTTTCTTTTCAGAATATCCCACTCTCTCCTATTCCGTTCATTGCGGATTCGGAAATAAGCTAACCGTGGAATATCGTTCCATCAACGGAGCTCCGGAGATGAAAACCTCCGTTACAGACGATAAAACCACCATTCTTGATGTGGAAAAGCAGGATCTTCTTAAGATTGACAATCTTGAAAATACACGATGGTTATCAGCTTTGCGCGATCTCCCCATGATCCGGATGCAGGTACTGAACAATACCTCAAACCTGATTTACAAGCCTGCGAGTGCACGTAAAAGCGGAGTTTACAGCAACATTCCGTACGAAGACATATTAAACGACACCAAATGCATATTGGCCACTCAGAAATCTCAGATGTTCGGATTGAAAAACATCAATAAAAAGGTGGCAACAGCTATACAGAACTATAAACAACAGTCTCCGGACGCAACTAAGGAAGCACTGGCTATATACATTTATGATGCACTTCGGTTATACTGGCCAGACAATATGAATTACTTTCCGCCTTCACAGTTTATGATCCGGCTGGAGCAACTGCTGAAAGAGAATCAGATAGAATGTAAACTGGGATTTGTAACCAGTAAGAACGGCGCCCGAATGAATGAGGTCACCGATACAGAGGATCTACACTGTATCGCTACTGCCAATGACAATAAACAACTCTTCTTTTTTACCAAAGGTTTTGGTGCAGCAACCGAGATTCCGGCAGGCCTCCAGGGAGAAAAAGCTTCAACCATTGCTGTTACTGGCTATACAAGAAACAAGCCAGTTGGCATTACAGGAGATAGCAGCGAGTATATCATACCGCAAACCACGGCTGACCAAAACAAGAACACCGTAAAAATGCAGGTTGCTTTCTCACAAAGTAATCCGCTTGAACTAGTCGTAAACCGTGAAAACAAATACACCGGCGATCTGAAAAGTGATTTTCAGCGTTTGTTGGTTCTTGATGAAGACTGGGATGCTGTAATGCGCAAGTATCTGCTGATAAACAAGACATTACTAGAGGAAATGGAAGAAGATAAAAATTCACGTAAATACATTGACGAGTACAAAGCCTATTTCGACAAAAAGCGGAAAGAGCAGAAAGACAACATCAAACAAGAGATTAACCTCTATCATGATTTTGTACCCAAAGATGTACTCAGTTTTTCAATGGATACCATAGGCATAACACCCGCAAATCCAGACTTTCAATACACCGTAAAATACAGTGTAGAGGGATTGGTTAAGAAAGCAGGAAACAACTTTATGCTCGATGCAGGAAAACTGATAGGAGTTCAATGGGCACCGGCAGAACAGGAACGCAACCGTTCGGTAAATGCTATTATGTCTACTCCGCGTACTTATATGTATGAAATACAGGTAGAGATTCCGAAGGATTATGAGGTGCAGGGGATTGAAAATCTTAATTTCAGGATGGACAATGAATACGGTTCGTTTGCATCCACCGCATCTATTACCGGTAATATACTCAGAATCTCGGCACAGAAAGTATATAAAAAATCTTTTGTTCCGGTTTCAGGCTGGTCCGAATTACTGAAAATGGTTGATGAAACAAATAAATTCTATACTCATCCGGTTATCCTGAAACGGTTACAATAG
- a CDS encoding transglutaminase domain-containing protein: MNKRTRFIICFFLCFCCTSIFAQTEDDNVIITSMEDVFTFKLNDNKEPFIEEKSSAAYECTRISEKIVLAKFYDNSSEVENVRVKGLKGVKPEYSMYQEEGLFYNDTKICTLNLPFTLKNRNAEVSFKKIFHDPHYFSGAYLSEPQFVKNKTVKLVVPYWMDIDIYEKNFGTNVKKEVITDEKEKTHTYIYHIENQKAEKQEPYSPGFSYIYPHLIIVSKTATTGKSRQSIFDNLSSLYQWNHGATLQDNSDSTIIRNKLQEIVKDYSTPESKIKAIYAWVQDNIRYIANEYGVMGFKPDDAQNVLQKKYGDCKGMANLLKSLLVTAGFDARLVWIATNQIDFDFTVPLPTSNHMICALKWNNKLYFLDPTIKYMPLGQYSQSIQGRKAMIEDGDNYLIENTPTVSPAQNTDSLSCEYTVTSGALSGKAVNSFYGESKQLTLLQIHATEKDKQTNVIRQFLEKGKVQDKATDIFLSGTESQSDCLSISFQVERKSAIQAFQDELYIDPDAIKDYTEITIDTTKRENDYLFPFKDRTVRQFTIQIPQGYKVTGLPSGQTFKNSNLLFTVSYTQKDNKIIYRKEITLFDPWIKKSHFKEWNDQISAIRKVYMEQITLKKL, from the coding sequence ATGAATAAACGAACACGATTCATCATTTGCTTTTTCCTTTGCTTTTGCTGCACTTCCATCTTTGCACAGACAGAAGATGATAATGTAATTATCACCAGCATGGAGGATGTATTCACCTTTAAACTCAATGACAACAAAGAACCGTTTATTGAGGAAAAATCATCAGCTGCATACGAATGTACCAGAATATCGGAAAAGATAGTTTTAGCTAAGTTCTACGATAATTCCTCAGAAGTAGAAAACGTCCGGGTTAAGGGATTGAAAGGGGTAAAACCTGAGTACAGCATGTATCAGGAAGAAGGACTGTTTTATAACGACACTAAAATCTGCACGCTGAATTTACCCTTTACACTGAAAAACAGAAACGCGGAAGTCTCCTTTAAAAAGATTTTTCACGATCCGCACTATTTCTCAGGAGCCTATCTGTCTGAACCACAGTTTGTGAAAAACAAAACCGTTAAACTGGTTGTTCCCTATTGGATGGACATTGATATTTATGAGAAGAATTTTGGCACAAATGTTAAGAAAGAGGTTATAACTGATGAAAAGGAAAAGACACATACCTACATCTATCACATTGAGAATCAGAAGGCAGAAAAACAGGAACCTTACAGTCCGGGATTTTCCTATATCTACCCACATCTGATAATCGTTTCCAAAACAGCAACCACCGGTAAATCCAGACAATCCATTTTTGACAATCTAAGCAGTCTTTATCAATGGAATCACGGCGCTACCCTTCAGGACAACAGTGATTCAACGATTATCCGTAATAAACTGCAGGAAATAGTCAAAGATTATAGCACTCCGGAAAGCAAGATCAAAGCGATTTATGCATGGGTACAAGATAATATCCGCTACATTGCCAACGAGTATGGAGTCATGGGATTCAAACCGGATGACGCACAGAATGTGCTTCAGAAAAAATATGGTGACTGCAAAGGAATGGCCAATTTACTGAAATCGCTGCTCGTAACCGCCGGTTTCGATGCACGGCTTGTCTGGATAGCCACAAATCAGATTGATTTCGACTTCACAGTCCCATTACCCACTTCAAATCACATGATATGTGCTTTGAAGTGGAACAATAAACTCTATTTCCTTGATCCGACCATAAAGTATATGCCATTAGGTCAGTATTCACAGTCGATACAAGGAAGAAAAGCCATGATCGAAGACGGGGACAACTATCTGATAGAGAACACTCCTACCGTTTCTCCTGCACAAAACACGGACAGCCTTTCGTGCGAATATACAGTTACCTCCGGAGCACTGAGTGGCAAGGCCGTAAACTCCTTTTACGGGGAATCAAAACAATTGACCTTATTGCAGATTCATGCTACGGAGAAGGACAAACAGACCAATGTTATCAGGCAGTTTCTTGAGAAAGGAAAAGTGCAGGACAAAGCCACGGATATTTTCCTTTCCGGAACGGAGTCCCAGTCGGACTGCCTCTCCATTAGTTTTCAGGTGGAGCGCAAATCGGCCATACAAGCCTTTCAGGATGAGCTATACATTGATCCGGATGCCATAAAAGACTATACGGAAATAACTATCGATACCACCAAACGAGAAAACGACTACCTCTTCCCGTTTAAAGATCGCACCGTAAGGCAGTTCACGATTCAGATTCCTCAGGGATATAAGGTTACCGGACTTCCTTCCGGTCAGACATTTAAGAATAGTAACCTTCTTTTTACCGTTTCGTATACTCAGAAGGATAATAAGATTATCTATCGGAAAGAGATAACCTTGTTCGATCCATGGATAAAAAAGAGTCATTTTAAAGAGTGGAATGACCAGATATCTGCCATCAGAAAAGTTTATATGGAACAAATTACTTTAAAAAAACTATAA
- a CDS encoding cobalamin-dependent protein (Presence of a B(12) (cobalamin)-binding domain implies dependence on cobalamin itself, in one of its several forms, or in some unusual lineages, dependence on a cobalamin-like analog.) has product MISSSENSKFLNSLITGNRLKCFEYIGNLLSNNVAVEDIYEDHIRKALYDIGEMWEYGKISVASEHLATMIVEAILNELYLKVITDNKVNKKVIAACGENEFHQVGIKMVTHIFEMSGWDTFLLGANVRTTDLINFISDVKPDLIAISVSMDFYLPNLENMLESIRDKFSDLPVMVGGQAFRHGGQDILMEYKNVSYVSDLYRVEQILKK; this is encoded by the coding sequence ATGATTAGTAGCTCAGAAAACAGTAAATTCCTTAATTCGTTAATTACAGGAAACAGGTTAAAGTGCTTTGAATATATTGGTAACTTACTTAGCAACAATGTAGCAGTAGAGGATATCTATGAAGACCATATCAGAAAAGCTCTCTATGATATCGGGGAGATGTGGGAATATGGCAAAATCAGTGTTGCTTCAGAGCATTTAGCAACTATGATAGTCGAAGCCATACTAAATGAACTGTATTTGAAAGTTATTACAGATAATAAAGTAAATAAAAAAGTTATTGCTGCATGCGGTGAAAATGAGTTTCATCAGGTTGGCATAAAAATGGTCACCCATATTTTTGAAATGAGTGGCTGGGATACTTTTCTCCTTGGCGCAAATGTGCGAACCACTGATCTGATCAATTTCATAAGTGATGTTAAGCCCGACCTTATTGCTATATCTGTGAGCATGGATTTTTATCTGCCCAACCTGGAAAACATGCTGGAATCTATCAGAGACAAATTTTCTGATCTTCCTGTTATGGTTGGTGGACAAGCCTTCAGACACGGTGGACAGGACATTCTGATGGAGTATAAAAACGTAAGTTATGTCTCTGATTTATATAGAGTTGAACAAATTCTGAAAAAATAA
- a CDS encoding M13 family metallopeptidase — translation MKKGMFKALSCIALATITISCKQAKFSSEKGDALASHIDSTTKAGDDFFQFANGKWFKQNPIPASEQSNGIFQLIQDTINAQVRNICESSAAIQNAPKGSNKQKIGDFFSTGMDSISLNKKGISDLKGDFTKIDNIRDLNGIIREASYIHTVSSSPLLGMYVTQDDKNSSKYQVYITQGGLSMPDRSYYVDTDASSKAIREKFVTYVGNMFAIMGYDKSKAKQAAAKLMEMETALAKTSRKREDTRDPLANYNKMTFAKLTALTPNLDWKVFINGTGLTKVDSVVVGQPEFLTALNGYLKKYTIDDWKNYLKFHILNGLTAYLDNKTYMESFNFYASALRGIKEPKPRWKRVVEQTDGSLGELIGQVYVNEYLPKGTKEKLEEIGNAIKSVFAQRIKALDWMSASTKEKALKKLNAVIMKVGYPEKWKDLSAMQIDRSSYVKNVMSANKWEFNYMISKYGKPVDRKEWGMEPQTYNAYYNPSNNEIVIPGCNIIVPGYEGKMADDALLYSIIGGTFGHEITHGFDDQGCKYNELGNLSNWWTNEDRTKFTQKTKMIVKQFNDYVAVDNLHINGELTQGENIADLGGVVMGFDAFKNTKQYKNNEIIAGLNPNQRFFLGYALAWMQNIRPEAISNQIKSNEHAPAKWRVLGPLSNMPEFYQAFGVKKGDKMWRPENQIVKIW, via the coding sequence ATGAAAAAAGGAATGTTTAAGGCTCTGAGCTGCATTGCTCTGGCAACAATCACAATATCGTGCAAGCAGGCAAAATTTTCATCGGAAAAGGGTGATGCCCTGGCTTCACACATCGACTCTACAACAAAAGCCGGAGATGATTTCTTTCAGTTTGCCAATGGCAAATGGTTCAAACAAAACCCGATTCCAGCCAGCGAACAAAGTAATGGAATATTCCAGCTTATTCAGGATACCATAAACGCGCAGGTCCGTAATATCTGTGAATCATCGGCTGCCATTCAGAATGCACCGAAGGGTAGTAACAAACAGAAAATTGGCGACTTCTTCTCTACAGGAATGGACAGTATTTCGCTGAATAAAAAAGGTATCAGCGATCTGAAAGGCGATTTCACCAAAATAGATAATATCAGGGATCTGAACGGCATTATCAGGGAAGCATCTTATATCCATACAGTATCATCATCTCCGTTATTGGGTATGTATGTTACTCAGGACGATAAGAACAGCAGCAAGTACCAGGTATACATTACTCAGGGCGGACTAAGTATGCCAGACCGAAGCTACTATGTGGATACGGATGCAAGTTCCAAAGCTATCCGAGAAAAGTTCGTGACCTATGTGGGTAACATGTTCGCAATCATGGGTTACGATAAATCAAAAGCGAAGCAGGCTGCTGCAAAACTGATGGAGATGGAAACAGCTCTGGCAAAAACATCACGCAAACGGGAAGATACCCGTGACCCGTTAGCCAACTATAACAAAATGACATTCGCCAAACTGACTGCATTAACACCGAACCTCGATTGGAAGGTTTTTATAAATGGTACCGGACTGACGAAGGTGGATAGCGTGGTTGTTGGCCAGCCTGAATTCCTTACCGCGTTAAACGGCTATCTGAAGAAATACACGATAGACGACTGGAAGAATTACCTCAAATTCCATATATTGAATGGACTGACTGCTTATCTGGACAATAAAACCTACATGGAAAGCTTCAACTTCTATGCTTCTGCCCTGCGTGGTATAAAAGAGCCAAAACCCAGATGGAAGCGTGTTGTGGAACAAACCGACGGGTCACTTGGTGAACTGATTGGTCAGGTATATGTAAACGAGTATTTGCCCAAAGGAACCAAAGAAAAGCTGGAAGAAATAGGGAACGCCATCAAATCGGTTTTTGCACAGCGCATCAAAGCACTCGACTGGATGAGTGCATCTACCAAAGAAAAAGCGCTAAAGAAGCTCAATGCTGTAATTATGAAAGTTGGTTATCCAGAGAAATGGAAAGACCTGAGTGCCATGCAGATTGACCGTTCCTCTTATGTAAAGAATGTAATGAGCGCCAATAAATGGGAATTTAACTACATGATAAGCAAATACGGCAAACCGGTAGACCGAAAAGAATGGGGCATGGAACCGCAAACCTACAATGCGTATTACAATCCGTCGAACAATGAAATCGTGATTCCGGGTTGCAACATCATCGTTCCCGGTTACGAAGGGAAAATGGCCGACGATGCCCTGCTCTACTCCATCATTGGCGGAACCTTCGGACATGAAATTACACATGGTTTCGACGATCAAGGTTGCAAATACAATGAACTTGGCAACCTTAGCAACTGGTGGACCAACGAAGATAGAACCAAGTTTACCCAAAAGACAAAAATGATTGTGAAGCAGTTCAACGATTATGTGGCTGTAGACAATCTTCACATCAACGGTGAACTGACTCAGGGAGAAAACATTGCGGATCTGGGAGGAGTAGTAATGGGATTCGATGCATTCAAGAATACCAAACAATACAAAAACAATGAAATCATTGCCGGTCTGAACCCAAACCAGCGTTTCTTTCTTGGCTACGCACTGGCATGGATGCAGAACATACGTCCTGAAGCCATCTCAAACCAGATAAAGAGCAACGAACACGCTCCTGCCAAATGGAGAGTCCTTGGTCCGCTATCCAATATGCCCGAGTTCTACCAGGCATTCGGAGTGAAAAAAGGCGATAAAATGTGGCGTCCTGAAAATCAGATTGTAAAGATCTGGTAA
- a CDS encoding HAMP domain-containing sensor histidine kinase, which translates to MEKEHINLLFTNWIDEIKSSVFNKNYICVALFSTDGNLVFANKAMASFFEGEPCKCLINPTFDKLVKIESDSSMVYEGFLTLGDITTDNVKSIKSQIFIKNNELLIVGVADAKKLIKQYESMYDLNRETINLQRQLIKEKHTLQETLDQLNEANLELKEINTTKDKFFSIIAHDLRNPFVVLLGFSDLLAENLKEFSINQIEEQIKLISQTSHQTYELLEDILLWSKTQLGKLTFNPQRIYFEDLYQAVIHNLSNQIQKKNITINFIEHEKSLIFADLNMFKTILRNLISNAIKFTYPNGCITVYCEKKNENLVVSVSDNGIGISPENQARLWKLSEQYTTNGTDGEEGTGLGLFICKEFVEKHGGKIWTESEIGKGSNFKFTIPLYKKEYSEITPVSQIISSSLSQTIST; encoded by the coding sequence ATGGAAAAGGAGCATATAAACTTACTGTTTACAAATTGGATAGATGAAATTAAGTCGTCTGTTTTCAATAAAAATTATATCTGCGTGGCACTGTTTTCCACTGACGGAAATCTGGTCTTTGCAAACAAAGCGATGGCTTCTTTCTTTGAAGGTGAACCTTGTAAATGTCTGATAAACCCAACTTTCGATAAGCTGGTTAAGATAGAAAGTGACTCTTCGATGGTTTATGAGGGCTTTCTGACATTGGGCGACATTACGACAGATAATGTTAAATCAATCAAGTCGCAGATCTTCATCAAAAACAACGAATTGCTTATTGTGGGTGTTGCAGATGCAAAGAAACTTATCAAGCAATATGAATCAATGTACGATCTGAACCGCGAAACAATCAACCTGCAACGGCAACTGATAAAAGAAAAACACACTCTTCAAGAGACATTAGATCAGCTGAACGAAGCGAACCTTGAACTGAAAGAAATTAATACAACAAAGGATAAGTTCTTTTCCATCATAGCACACGATTTAAGAAATCCGTTTGTCGTATTGTTAGGCTTTTCAGATCTTCTGGCTGAAAATCTGAAAGAGTTCAGTATCAATCAGATCGAAGAACAAATAAAATTAATCAGCCAGACAAGCCATCAAACCTATGAGTTACTGGAAGACATTTTACTATGGTCTAAAACACAATTAGGCAAATTAACTTTTAATCCTCAGAGAATCTATTTTGAAGACCTTTATCAGGCAGTAATTCATAACCTATCTAATCAGATACAAAAAAAGAACATCACTATAAATTTTATTGAGCATGAGAAATCCTTGATCTTTGCAGATCTGAATATGTTTAAAACAATATTGAGAAACTTAATATCAAATGCCATAAAATTTACATACCCAAACGGTTGTATTACCGTTTATTGTGAAAAGAAAAACGAAAATCTTGTTGTTTCAGTATCTGACAATGGAATTGGGATTAGTCCTGAGAACCAGGCCAGACTCTGGAAATTATCAGAACAATACACAACGAATGGAACCGACGGGGAAGAAGGAACAGGTTTAGGACTTTTTATCTGCAAAGAGTTTGTAGAAAAGCACGGTGGAAAGATATGGACAGAGAGTGAAATAGGAAAAGGTAGCAACTTTAAATTTACTATTCCTTTGTACAAGAAAGAATATTCTGAAATCACACCTGTTTCCCAGATCATTAGTTCCAGTCTGAGCCAGACAATATCAACATAA
- a CDS encoding TonB-dependent receptor — protein sequence MNIKIACILLISAFLPIAVQAQPLRDSTQIKKSYTVDEVVVTGTRNETDIRHLPMSISVVNRQQIDQRYEQSLLPLLTEQVPGLFTTGRGIMGYGVSTGAAGGMSLRGVGGSPTTELLVLIDGHPQYMGLMGHPLADADQSMLVERVEVVRGPASVLYGSNAMGGVINIVTRKLEEDGIKNDVRLSYGSYNTLTTEASSRIRKGRFSSVATASYNRTDGHRENMDFDQYSGYLKLGYEFSRAWNIFADANLTHFNASNPGMVTAPVLDNDSRITRGMASFSIENNYNRTSGALKFFYNWGRHKINDGYSAGQDPLDYRFNSKDRMLGITWYQSATLFTGNRITFGVDYQHLGGEAWNQFTDSRTEIADKTENEIAGYLDFRQALGTLFTLDIGQRVDHHSQTGTEWIPQAGLSMHLPRTAELKAMVSKGFRNPTIRELYMFRPQNPDLKPERMINYEISFSQSLMNKALSYGLNLYYINGDNMIQTVPVNGRPMNINTGKIENRGVETNVSYRMNPSWMFAANYSWLRMKYPVVAAPEHKLYAGADYSRGKWNVSTGVQYVCGLYTSINPETKENFVLWNLRGSYRLCRFAHLFVRGENLLAQCYEINAGYPMPGTTIMGGINLNF from the coding sequence ATGAATATAAAAATAGCCTGTATCCTGTTAATCAGTGCCTTCCTGCCTATTGCAGTGCAAGCACAGCCTCTAAGAGATAGCACCCAGATAAAAAAAAGCTATACGGTGGACGAAGTTGTTGTGACTGGTACGCGGAATGAAACAGATATACGCCATTTACCAATGAGCATATCCGTGGTCAACCGGCAACAGATTGATCAACGTTATGAACAATCTTTACTCCCGTTATTGACCGAGCAAGTACCGGGACTTTTCACCACCGGACGTGGTATTATGGGATACGGCGTATCAACAGGTGCTGCAGGTGGTATGAGTTTACGAGGGGTGGGTGGTAGTCCCACTACCGAGTTGTTAGTTCTTATCGATGGGCATCCGCAATACATGGGATTGATGGGACACCCTTTAGCCGATGCTGACCAGTCTATGCTGGTCGAACGCGTGGAAGTGGTACGCGGTCCTGCATCGGTTTTATATGGCTCGAATGCGATGGGTGGCGTTATTAACATCGTAACACGTAAGTTAGAGGAAGATGGCATAAAGAACGATGTGAGATTGAGCTATGGTTCATACAACACGCTGACAACCGAAGCTTCCAGCCGCATCCGCAAAGGGCGTTTCAGCAGTGTTGCTACGGCTTCTTACAATCGGACAGATGGACATCGGGAAAACATGGACTTCGATCAATATAGCGGTTATCTGAAATTAGGATATGAGTTCAGCCGCGCATGGAACATCTTTGCCGATGCCAATCTTACGCATTTCAATGCATCCAATCCGGGAATGGTGACTGCTCCTGTTTTAGACAATGATTCACGCATTACCCGGGGAATGGCTTCTTTCTCAATTGAAAATAATTACAACCGCACTTCGGGTGCTTTGAAGTTCTTTTATAATTGGGGACGGCACAAAATCAATGACGGCTATTCTGCAGGACAAGATCCGCTCGACTATCGGTTTAATTCCAAAGACCGGATGTTGGGCATCACATGGTATCAAAGTGCCACTCTCTTCACAGGCAACCGAATTACATTCGGGGTAGATTATCAACACCTTGGTGGGGAGGCATGGAATCAGTTTACGGACAGTCGCACAGAAATTGCAGATAAAACAGAAAACGAGATAGCCGGTTATCTGGATTTCCGGCAGGCACTCGGCACACTCTTTACGCTGGACATTGGCCAGCGTGTGGATCATCACTCACAAACCGGAACGGAATGGATACCTCAGGCAGGATTGTCTATGCACTTGCCCCGGACAGCCGAACTGAAAGCAATGGTAAGCAAAGGTTTCCGCAATCCCACTATCCGCGAACTTTATATGTTCCGCCCGCAAAACCCCGATTTGAAGCCAGAAAGGATGATAAACTATGAAATATCCTTTTCTCAGAGCCTGATGAACAAAGCCCTTTCGTATGGTCTGAACCTTTATTATATCAACGGTGACAATATGATTCAGACAGTGCCTGTTAATGGCAGGCCTATGAACATCAATACAGGGAAAATAGAAAACCGGGGTGTGGAAACAAATGTCAGTTACCGGATGAATCCTTCATGGATGTTTGCCGCCAATTACAGTTGGCTGAGAATGAAATATCCCGTAGTGGCAGCTCCCGAACATAAGTTATATGCCGGCGCTGATTATTCACGGGGAAAATGGAATGTATCAACCGGTGTGCAATATGTCTGCGGACTTTATACCTCTATCAATCCTGAAACGAAAGAAAATTTTGTGTTGTGGAATTTGAGGGGAAGCTATCGTTTGTGTCGTTTTGCTCATCTGTTTGTACGTGGAGAGAATCTATTAGCACAATGTTATGAAATAAATGCCGGTTATCCCATGCCGGGAACTACAATAATGGGTGGTATTAATTTAAACTTTTAA